Sequence from the Anaerobranca gottschalkii DSM 13577 genome:
TTACACTCATTCCATATGTACCTAATGCGGAAAAAGTTTTTAAATCAGCTTGAATTCCTGCGCCGCCAGAACTATCTGATCCTGCAATAGTTAATAATTTCTCCATTACTATTCAACTCCTTTATTTAAAATTACATTTTTGACTAAAGTAAAGATTATATAACCTATCATTACCCCAAAAAAAGAGCTAATTGTAAATGGGATAACAAAAAAGAAAATAGCCACTTCTCTACCTAAAACATATCTTGCCAGTGGATATGCTAAAATTGCACCAAAAACCCCTGTACCTATTAATTCACCTAAAAATGCGAAAAATACTTTCCTTGTTTTTTTGTACAAGATCCCTGCCAAAAAAGCACCTATCATACTCCCTGGAAAAGCTAATAAGGTTCCAGTACCTAAGATATTCCGGAGAATAGAAATAGTGAAGGGAATATACAGGGTATAGCTTAAAGGGAAAAAAAGGGCTGTAAGTAAATTTAAACAGTGTTGTATTGGAAAAACTTTAGCTACCCCAATCGGTATATACAGATGAGAAGATAAAACTCCAATAGCAATGAAAATTGCAGCTGTAGCCAATCTTTTTGTTTCTTTATTCATTTTATCCCTCCTAAAATTTATTTTTTAAAATCTATAAAAAAAGAAGCACACACCTGTAGGTATGTGCTAATTAATCATATATAAATAAAAGATTTTATTTTATATATAATTTTATAGCACTTCCCTACGCTGGTATAACCCAGATCAGGTACTAAGGATCAAAGACTTTATCGGGTCTTTTTCTCAGCTGGCCTCTCCAGCTCTCCTAGTGCCTTATATTTTATTTTTCTATTATATATTTTATCATAAAAATTTCGAGTGTAAATAAAAAATCATCCCATTACTTTTATAAAAACATCTACTATCTTTGGATCAAATTGTGTTCCGGCACATCTTTTTAATTCTGCCAAAGCTTCCTCCTTTGTTCTAGTTTTTTGATAACTCCTTTTAGCAGTCATTGCCTCATAGGCATCGGCTACAGAGATTATCCTCCCTTCTAAGGGTATTTCTTCTCCTTTTAATCCCCTGGGGTATCCTTTACCATCCCACCGTTCGTGATGACAGAGGACAAATTCCGCCATAAGCCGATATTCATCTATAGAGCGGAGTATTTGGTAACCTATTTCTGGATGCCTTTTTACCTCCTCGTATTCTTCAGGGGTTAACTTAGAACTCTTATTTAATATCTCCGGTGAAACCGTTATTTTACCTATGTCGTGCAATGCCCCTGCACCTTTTAAAATTACAATTTCCTTTTCTGTTAAATTTAAAGCCTTACCTATAGCTTCACAATATTGGGAAACCCTTTCAGAATGGATTTGTTCTTGAAGATACTGACTGTTTATTGTCTTTAATACATTTTCTACTATTTCTCCACCAATTGATTTCCCTCTTTTTAATTTATCTTTATACATATTATGATCTGCCAATTTATAGATTTCCCCTAAACTTTCAACTATCTCTTTTTTAATAGCATAGCCAATAGCGAAGGATACAACTACTGATTCTAATTTACTTTGGGCTCCTTTTCCTTTAATCTTTTCTATTAGTTCTTCCACTATTGTTTCATTTGTGTTAGGGAGTAAAATGACAAATTCATCTCCCCCCATCCGACCAATGATACTTTGGGGTGGACAACACTGGGTTAATATATTTGCCACTAATTTTATTAGTCTATCCCCTGTATCATGGCCAAAAGCATCATTGGTTATTTTTAGTCCATTTATGTCTATTACAATTATACCTAAAGGAAGACTATATTCATTGTCTAGTCTTTTTAACTGTTCTACTATATAACGGCGATTATATAGTTCTGTTAATTCATCGTAATAACTTAAGAACTCTATTTTTTTCTGTCTTTCTATTTTTTCTGTACAATCTCTAAATACAGTAATTTCACCTATTACCTCTCCTTTTTGATCTTTGATAGGTGATTTATTTTTTTCTATATAAATGATCTTCTTATCTTTTCTCTCAATTTTAATAGCATTTTCTTCCCTAGCTATAACCTTGATTATTTCATAAAATTTCTTCCCTAGTGCTTCTTCCCTTTTCCATCCCGTTATTTTTTCAGCCCCAGGATTGAACAAGTTTATGTAGCCCCATTTATCGGTAGATATAACTCCTTCTCCTATCCCCAGTAATGTCGTACGAAGATACTCTTTTTCGAAATGGAGGATATCTTCCATCTTTTTTCTTTCTGTCATATCTTCAACTATCCCCATACCACCAGTAATCTCCCCACCATCTGTAAAAATAGGGGCAAATTTAGAAAATACATAAATTGTTTTACCACTGGTTTTAGAAGTATATAATCCTTCATAATAGGCATTTTTTCCTTCTAACGCCTCCCTAGTACCCCTTACTACCCCTACATTATCAAGACTGAAAATATCAGTACCTAATATTTTTTCCTTTGTTGAACCTAAAATTTCAATAAAGGCCCCATTACAGTCAGTAATTACTCCACTGCTGTTAAAATAAAAAATCCCTACTGGAGAATGATTAAAAATATTCCGATATTTACTTTCACTTTCCCTTAAAGCCCTTTCTATCGCTATCTTTTCTTTTTCTTTTTGCTGCCTTTCTAGCAATAACCCTAACTGATTAGCAAATATTTCTGCTACAGTTTCGTTCCTAAATTTTGTTCCTTTAGGCATAATTATGGTAAAATCTCCAAACATCCTTTCCCCTTCCATTATCTTGACCACTGCAACTTCACCAATACTAAACATATTTTGTAAAGTTGTTACAATACCCTTTGGTATAACATCCCCTGTTAAATCTTCTAATTTTGGAAAAATAGTGGTTACCTGATTTTTTATTTTTTCTGCCCTAATTTTATCATGTTGCCACTCTTTCCCCTCTAAGGTAAATCCTAAGATTTTCACAGCTTTAGTTAAAATCTCACCCTTAACTGAGATAGCTTTTGTTACAAAAGTTTTGCCATCATCCCCATATATATTAAGGGCTACCGCCAAAGAATTAACGATACTAGCAAAATCATCGGTTATTTTTTTGTAATTTATTTCTTTATTATTGTACTGAATAAAATCATTATAATATTTTAAAATTAATTTTAAAGCTTGTCCTTCTTCATAATATGAAGTTATATCCCGGGAAGTTAAAAATATCCCCTTTTCTTTATCACCACTAATGATTTGTGCTATAGTTTCTAACCAAATATAACTATTATCCCCTTTTCTATAACGAAAAACTACCCTTGTTTTTTCAATTTCACCACTAACTAACCTATCGAATTCACCCTTTATTAGGGGAAGGTCTTGGGGATGGATTAGACTTAAAGCGTTTTTCCCCATTAATTCTTTTACTTCATAACCTAAAACCTCATGGTATTTACCTAACCACTTAAAATTTCCAGTAAAATCGAGAATTGCAACTATTTCTGAAATCTTTTCCGTTAGATGTTTAAAATGTGCTTCCTTTTCTTTCATTACATTCACCCTTCTTAACCATAAACTAATTTTACTTTAACTCCATAACAAAATATAAATAATCTGGTTTCCAATCAAACCAAGTTTCAAAACCTAAGCCAATTAACTTATCTTTAATCTCTAACTCCTCTTCCAACAATGTAGTACAGGGAATTTGTCTAATAAAAATCAAATTTTTCATTAATTATATCATTATTTAACTGTTTTGTGATGAATAAAAAAGCAAATCACTTAAAATATTTAAGTAATTTGCCTTTAATAGTTGTGTTCATTAAATTTCTATTTACCAAAACCGTTGGTATTTAACCCTAGTACCTTTATATATTCTATATAGGGATCTTCTGTACCTTGAAGAAGGGTTTCCTCTTCTTTTAACAATTTAATATATTCAATCATTTCTTTAGTAATCCTCTCCCCTGGGGCAACAACGGGTATTCCAGGAGGATATGCCATAATTGACTCACCACTGATTTCTCCTACTGCATCATCTAATTTAACCACCCTTTTACTACTGTAATATGCATCCCGGGGTGAAACAATAACAGCAGGGTTTTTTAAGACATTGGTGATCATCTTAATTTCTTCATCTTTTCTATATCTAAAAGCAATATCCTTTAGAGCATTAACTAAAGCATTTAATGATTGTTCTGTATCTCCTAAACTAACTATAGCCATAATATTATAATAATCTGCTAATTCCACCTGAATTTTATAATCATCCCTCAAGATATCATAAACTTCGAAACCAGTTAATCCTAACTTCCTGACATTTACACCAAGCTTTGATTCATCAAAATCATATACCCCTGGATTACCTACTAATTCTTTACCAAAGGCATATAATCCATCGATTTTATTTATTTCCTCTCTAGCTTTTCTTACCAATTTTAATACCCTATCTAATAATTCTTGACCTTGGGTAGCCAGCTGTTTACGGGCCACATCTAAACTAGACATTAGTAAATAGGATGCACTGGTAGTTTGGGTCAAGTTAAGGTTTGCTTTAACTGTGAAGGGATCTATTATCCCTTTTTTTAATAATAAAAGGGAACTTTGTGTTAATGAACCTCCAGTTTTATGAAGACTTACTGCACTCATATCTGCCCCCAATTCCATGGCAGAAGGGGGAAATTCTTCATGGAATCCCATATGGGCTCCATGGGCTTCATCTACTAGTACCGCCATAGAATGTTGATGGGCTATTTCTACAATTTCTTTGATATTTGATGTTGCTCCATAATATGTGGGATTTATAAGAAAAATAGCTTTAGCATCTGGGTGTGCTTTGATCGTTTTCTTCACCCGTTCCACAGTCACTCCCATGGCTATACCTAAATTCTCATCTATTTCCGGTTGAATATAAATTGGTATTGCTCCACTTAAAATAATGCCAGATATAGCTGACTTATGAGCGTTTCTAGGGATTATGATTTTATCCCCTGGTTTGCAAGCACTCATAATCATTGTCTGGACCCCAGAAGTGGTACCATTGACCAGGAAGAAACTGTGATCTGCACCAAAGGCTTGAGCTGCCAAGTCCTCTGCTTCCTTGATTACTCCAATAGGATTACAAATATTATCAAGGCATTTTACAGAATTAACATCTAACTCCATAAGGGTAGTTCCTACATATTCAGTAAATTCCTTTATTCCCTTACCTTGCTTATGACCTGGTACATCGAAGGGCACTATACCACTTTTACTATATTCTTTTAATGCTGTAAAAAGAGGTGTTTGATTTTGTCCTTTATTTTTCAACTTTAATTACTCCCTTATAAGTTTATTTTTAATATTTTTACCACTGCTTTAATCAAATACACAAGATGAATTTTAGCAAAAAAACTCTTTTTTTAAAAGGGATTTTTGTTAAATTTATATCTAATAATTTTAACTTTAATTCTATCTTTGATAAATTATTTCTCCATTAACCATCGTCATTTGTACTTTAATATCCTTTATCTCTTCTTCTGGGATTTTAAAAATATCTTTATCTAATAAGATTAAATCCCCTACATATCCCGGCTTTAACCTTCCCTTTACCCTTTCTTTATGCTCATTAAATGCACTACCTAATGTATAAACATCAATGGCATCTTCTAATTTCATCTTCTCACCTAAGTTAAATCCACCCCTCGTTACAGCAAAATACAAATTGATAAAGGGATTGCAATTTTCTACAGGTCCATCAGTACCAAAACTTATTGGTGCTCCCAGTTTATATAAAGTATTGAAGGCATATGAAGTATTGGCTAAATCTTCTCCTACCCGTTCCTTCACAATTTTCCTGTCATAATCTAAAAAAATTGGCTGATACATGACAGGAATCTTTAATTTAGCAATCTTTTTTAACTGTTCCCTTGTAGTTATTTGGCAATGGATAATACCATGGCGAAGATAATTGTCTTTATTCCCCCATTTTTCAATACTATCTTTATAGACATTGATAACCCTTTGAACAGCTCCATTACCAATGGCATGGATTACTACTCTGATTTTATTTTCAGTTGCCAATTTTACAAAATTAGACAGCTCCCTTTCAGTTAATACCTCTACTCCTTTGTTACCCGGTGCATCTTTATAATCTTCTAGCATCAATGCAGTCCTTGCCCCTAAAGAACCATCACAAAAAAGTTTTAGACCTCCCTTTGATAAATAGATATCATCATACCCTTCTGATTTTAATTCTCCATCTATATACCGATGAAAATCTTCTATCCTTTGATAGTTAAATTGATGGCTATAGCGGATTTTTAATTTCTTTTCCTTATAAAGCCCTTTGATAATATTAAACATACATTCTGATTCCCGATTTGTAGAATCTACTACTACATCACAGGATTGAACAGACGTAACCCCTAAACTTAATAAATAATCTTGAGCTTTTAAAAATTCCATCTCCCTATCTTTATAACTTTTAGGAGGTATCAGAGAATAAAGTAAAGCCACAGCACTTTCAGTAAAAATACCATTGGGTTTTCCTTTTTCATCAAGCTCTATTGTTCCTCCATTGACAATGGTATTTGAATTTACCCCAAGGAGTTCTAATGCTCTAGTATTTCCAACTGAAAGATGACCACATACTCTATCAAAAATTATTGGAATTTCTCTGGAAATTCTATCTAAATCTTCCTTAATTAGTAACCTCTTTTCCCCAAAGATAAAATAATCCTGGTTCCAACCTCTACCATAAAGGACCTGGAGATTAGGGTTTTCCCTTAAAAAATTAATACCCCTTTGGATGACTTCTTCAATAGAATTTGTTCCCATTAAATTACAATTAAACATAGCTGCACCTATACCAGACAAATGTAAATGACTGTCGTTAAAGCCAGGAAGTACTGTTTTCCCTTGAAGATCTATAACTTTATCTCCTTTTAATTTTCCTATTTGGTCATTAGAACCAATTTCTTTAATTATACCCTTTTCAATCAATAACCCTTCACAAAATCTATTTTTCTCTACATAAATTTTACCGTTTATCAATATTACCCTCACACTTCCACCCCTCACCTTATCTTTATTTAAAAAAATAATATCAGGTTAAATACCTGTAATCAAGAAAAAAAACGGGGTATGTTGACCCCATGTTTATTGATTACATTTTTTATAATTTTAAGTCCCTTTTATTGAAGGCAGCTAAACCTTTAAGTGCTAAAAGTCCACTTATTATAATTAAAATTAACAGATTACTTAACTTCACATCTTGAGGAAAAGTTGCTATATGGGTAAAGGGGGAAATTTTTTGCACACTTTCTGGCAAATTCAATAGAGGACCAAAGAAGGGACCTAAAAAGATACTGGCAAATACAGCAATCCAAGATAAAGCTTTACTAACTTTAGGAAACAAACCGTATACAGCAGTGGAAAACCCTATAACAACTATAATACCTGTACTCTGATAAAGCCCCCCTTTTATAAACTGGCTAAGACTTTGTGAGGAGACCCCAGCTGCTAAGGCAACACTGGTAGAAAAAGCTATCATTATAATTATAGAGCTTAGTACCGTTAAAATAAGTTGGCTCAATGCCCAAGTAGTTCGACTAACAGCGGTAGCTAAAACTCCTTCAGCATAACCTTCCCTTTCCTCTGAATACATCCTCATAACTCCAGTTTTAGCGTATATTAGTAATATACTAGCCATCAATCCGATAAAGACATAGAGAAAATTTTCACTATTGATTATCATGTTTTCAAAACCTTCCATATTTTCCATGAAATCCCCAAATTCTGTGCTTGAACCTCCCATTATAGCTCCAAAGATTATCATTGGGATTGCCCAACCTAAAATCCCTTTCCTTTGTAGTTTCCATCCTAGACCTAAGGGATTTAACATCCATTGGGCAGCCTTTTCAGGTCCTTTTTTAGCGGGAATTATTCCACTTCCAATATCTCTGATATCGATCAAAGAAAAGGCCCCTTTAACTAAAATCAGAAACAAGATGATAAATAACGGTAAAATCCAAAAATTGTTTTTACTAAAGGGGTGGATTTGCTGGACCCAACCTACAGGGGAAACCCAGGTAAAAGAAGCACTTTGAAAACCTAATCCCCCTTGATTTAACTGGCCAAATACATTACTTAAGGAACTTATTAAAATTAAAAAGGCTTTTATTAAAAAAGCTAGACTAGATCCATCTCTACTCCTTGAACTTAATTGGGCTGTAATCCCTGCTATTCCAGCAAAAACTAGCCCAATACCTCCAAAGGATGTTCCAGCTGCCAAAGAACCTAATAATGGTAAACCATTGACAACAAATCCTAAGGTTATAAATACCGATAGCAAGATATTAGTTATTACTGCCACTGTTAGTGCTGCAGATAATAGGGCATACCTTCCTACTTCCATTGAAGCTAACATCTCTGTACAACCAGTATCTTCGTTATTTCTTGTATGCCTGATAATTAGTTGAATGTTCATTATTCCAATGAGAACAGTAATTATCAATGACATCCTAACTAAAAAGAAAGTGCCTAATCCATCAACATATTCGGGAAAAGCAGGGGCCATTAACAAACGCATTCCCGGAGAAGGGGAGGCCATAATAATCATTTCCGCCATATCCTGTGGGGTGAATTCCCCGTATACTGCAGTAATAAGTGTTATTAGGAAAAAAATACCTATTATCCATAAAGGTAATATTATTCTATCTCTCCTAAGGGCTAATTTTACTAAGGTCTTTGTTCCTTGAAAATCAGTATTTTTCACTCTAAATCCCTCCTCCTTTTCCATTTTTTAATAAAGCTATATCTTCACCATAATAGCTCATAAACAATTCCTCTAAAGTAGGGGGAGTACTAACCATAGATTTTATGTTAAACTTCGTCAAGTATTGAAGGATTTCATTAATTCTATTGTGATCTACTTGAAAAATCATTTTGTTATCAACTACTTTTAAATTATAAATCCATTCAAAGTTTTTTAATTCCGTTGGTTGGACCTCAGTTTCTACTTCCATGGTTATTCTAGTCATATGCCGTAAATCTTTTAAGGTACCGGTTTCTACAATCTCTCCCCGGCGAATAATTGTTACTGTATCACACAATTTTTCTACATCTGCTAAAATATGGCTTGACATTAAAATTGTTTTTCCTCTTTCCTTTAATTCCTTAACACATTCTTGAAAGATACAGGTCATTAAAGGATCTAATCCGGAAGTTGGTTCATCGAGAATATATAGATCAACATCGGAAGAAAAGGCTGCGATTAAAGCAACTTTTTGTCTATTTCCCTTAGAATATGTGCCACATTTTTTGGTAGGGTCTAAATCAAATCGTTGGATAAGCCCCTTTTTAGTTTTCTGATCTAACCCACCCCTTAACTGGCAAAATAAATCAATAACTTCTCCACCGGTTAAATTAGGCCAAAGATGAACATCACCGGGAACATAAGCTAAGCGCCGGTGGATATCCACTGAATCTTTCCAAACATCTTTACCAAAGATTTTGGCAATACCACTGCTTTTTTTTAACATTCCCAACAATATCCTAATTGTTGTGGTTTTACCAGCACCGTTGGGACCTAGAAAACCTAGTACTTCACCTTTCTTTACATTTAAATTGATTTGATTTAAAGCGCGGAAATCGCCATAGTATTTTGTTAGCCCTTTAATTTCAATTACATTCATGATAACACCTCCAAATTTTTTCTAGTTTAATTTTAACTTGTTCAACTTTTTTTCTGACCTGCCAAAAGTTAGACTTTTTTAAAATAATTCCTTACTAAAAGCAGGAATAATTGTTCCTATGTTGAAAATAATTATAAACTCCTTAAGGATGGGAGATGAAATTTATGCAGGAATTTCTAAAAACTAAAGTTATTGTTCCCCCATTAAACACAAAGGTGGTACCCCGTTATGAACTTGTAAACAAATTAAATGATAATTTACAAGTTGGAAAAATGTTTTGTCGTAAATTAACCCTTTTTTGTGCCCCTGCCGGCTATGGCAAAACTACATTAACAAGGATATGGTTGGAAAAAGAAAAAGAAAGTACAGCTTGGGTATCCTTAGATGAACATGATAATAGCCCTTCACTGTTTTGGGGCTATATAATAACTGCTCTACAAAAATTCGACAGGAATTTAGGGAAAAATATCCTTCACTTTCTTAATTCCAATAATTATTTTACTGAGTGGTCATCTAAAAGCATTATAGTCCCATTATTAAATGAGTTAATGGAAAGGGAAGGGATAATGTATTTAGTCCTTGATGACTATCATTTGATAACAAACTCTGAAATTCATCAAGGAATGGCTTATTTTATTGAAAACCTACCTCCAAACCTTCATCTAGTTGTTACTACCCGTTCTCTACCACCTTGGCCACTTGCCAAGTGGAGAGCTAAAGAAAAGCTTTTAGAGGTTGGAGTTAATCAATTAAAGTTTACAATAGAAGAAATTTCTACAATGCTGAAACTATACGATAACTTGTTATTAAAAGATGAAGAAATAGAAATTTTATTAACAAAAACTGCAGGTTGGGTTACCGGCTTAAAACTAGCTATATCTTCCCTCTTATCAACGAAAGATGTGGAAGGTTTTATTAAAAAGTTTTCGGGAAATCACTGTTCTATTTTACATTTTCTAACTGAAGAAGTATTTAATAACCAAGAAAAAGAAATTAGAGATTTCCTTTTAGAAACCTCTATTTTCCAAAGATTTAATTCTACCCTTTGTGATCAAATTACTGAACGGTCCAATAGTGAAAAAATATTAGCTAAACTGGATAGAGATAACCTCTTTTTAATACCCTTAGATGAGAAAAAAAGTTGGTTTACATACCACCCTCTTTTTTCTCAAATATTATTATCAATGCTAAAAAAACATTATTACGAAAAATTTATCCACTTAAATCAAAGGGCATTTGACTATTTTCTTCAATCTAACGAACCTAGTACTGCCCTTTATCATAGCTATATAATCAATGACTTTGATAAAACCGCCTTTGTACTCCATCATTTTCCTATCGAACAATTATTTAATTTAAACCATTTGCAATTAATCCATAAATATTTCCAAAACTTCTCTTTAGATATTTTAAAAAAATATCCCCGTTTGATTTTATATAAGGCATTTATAATGCTGATATTAGGTGATATGAAAAAAGTCGAATATTACCTAAATTTAGCCAGTGAAGTTAATTCTTCAGATGAAGGTTATTTAGGTATTTTAACGACTATCCAGGTTTATTATAAAATTTATGCTGGCAAAGTTTGTTTGACAGATGTTTTAGAAACTAGTAAAAAGGCATTAAATTTATTGCCCCAAGGGGATTTCTTTTGGTCTATGGCAACAACGGTTGTCTGTGGCGATGCTTTGTTTTTTTCCGGTGAATTTAAAAAAGCCCATCATTATTACTTAAAAGCTTATTCTATCATACTGATAATCAAAATCCCTATTTCATTTTATCTACCGGAACAAAGGTCGCTATTACATTATTTAAACTTGGAAAATTAAAAGAAACGGAAGAATTAATACAAAAGTTAATTCAATTAATTAGGGAGCATGGTTTTTCTTTTATCAGTCGGGTAGGGGGTATTTGGGCTTTAAAAGGTGCAGTGGAAATGGAAAAAGGAAATATAGAAGGAGCAGAACATTATATAGAAAAAGGGCTATATTTAAGTAAACCTGAAAAACCATATTATATTTGGAACTCATTTTATAAAGTAGCTTTATTGAATTACCAGAAAAAATATCACCAAGCTTTAGAGTTAATAAATGAAATTAACTTTAACAGCTCAGAAACTCTTTCATCAGTCTTCCTTTACATTTCAGCCCTCTGGGAAAGTCGTATTAACTTAAAATTAGGAAATAAGTTTAAAGCTAAAGAAATTTTATCCTCTCTGGGGATTAAGGAAAATAGCCTCGTCCAGTATGGTCTAGAAGAAGGATATTTAATATTATTTAATATCCTATTAGAAGAAGAAAAAATTTCCGCAGCTATAGGTAAACAGTTGAAAATAATTGAAGAAAATGCCCAGTTAAAAGGTGATAAAAAGCTATATATTGAAACTTTGCTTTTATCCTCCCGTTTAGAAAAAAAATTAGGAAATAGAGAAAGGGCAGAAAAAATCTTAGAAAAGGCTAAAAAAGTGGCCGAAGATTCCGGTTATTATCAAATTATTAAAGAAGAAAAAATAAATATCCCTATACAAGTAAACAGCTCCCAAAATTCCTATGATTTAGTAGAAGATTTAACTACTAGGGAATTAGAAATTCTACAATTACTAGGTTTAGGGTTTAGTAACCAACAGATCGCCGATAAGTTGTTCCTAACGGTAGGAACAGTTAAATGGTATACCAGCAATATTTATGGAAAATTAGGGGTTAAAAGCAGAACCCAAGCTGTAGCAATGGGTAGAAAGTTAAAGCTATTTGACTAAAGTTTAAGGAGGATTTATTATGTTTACAGGAAAAAAAGTAAGATTAAGGGAATATCGGAAAGAAGATTTGAATACTGCTTTAACATATATTAATGATCCAGATATTAAACGACTCATTAACCCAGGCATCCCCTACCTGTACACTTTGGAAGATGAAGAAAGGTGGATGGCAAATAATAGTGCTACTAAAGACTGCTATTCTTTTGCTATTGAAACTTTAGAAGAAAGTAAATATATCGGTGGT
This genomic interval carries:
- the thiW gene encoding energy coupling factor transporter S component ThiW, with amino-acid sequence MNKETKRLATAAIFIAIGVLSSHLYIPIGVAKVFPIQHCLNLLTALFFPLSYTLYIPFTISILRNILGTGTLLAFPGSMIGAFLAGILYKKTRKVFFAFLGELIGTGVFGAILAYPLARYVLGREVAIFFFVIPFTISSFFGVMIGYIIFTLVKNVILNKGVE
- a CDS encoding ABC transporter ATP-binding protein, which encodes MMNVIEIKGLTKYYGDFRALNQINLNVKKGEVLGFLGPNGAGKTTTIRILLGMLKKSSGIAKIFGKDVWKDSVDIHRRLAYVPGDVHLWPNLTGGEVIDLFCQLRGGLDQKTKKGLIQRFDLDPTKKCGTYSKGNRQKVALIAAFSSDVDLYILDEPTSGLDPLMTCIFQECVKELKERGKTILMSSHILADVEKLCDTVTIIRRGEIVETGTLKDLRHMTRITMEVETEVQPTELKNFEWIYNLKVVDNKMIFQVDHNRINEILQYLTKFNIKSMVSTPPTLEELFMSYYGEDIALLKNGKGGGI
- a CDS encoding aminotransferase class I/II-fold pyridoxal phosphate-dependent enzyme, with amino-acid sequence MKNKGQNQTPLFTALKEYSKSGIVPFDVPGHKQGKGIKEFTEYVGTTLMELDVNSVKCLDNICNPIGVIKEAEDLAAQAFGADHSFFLVNGTTSGVQTMIMSACKPGDKIIIPRNAHKSAISGIILSGAIPIYIQPEIDENLGIAMGVTVERVKKTIKAHPDAKAIFLINPTYYGATSNIKEIVEIAHQHSMAVLVDEAHGAHMGFHEEFPPSAMELGADMSAVSLHKTGGSLTQSSLLLLKKGIIDPFTVKANLNLTQTTSASYLLMSSLDVARKQLATQGQELLDRVLKLVRKAREEINKIDGLYAFGKELVGNPGVYDFDESKLGVNVRKLGLTGFEVYDILRDDYKIQVELADYYNIMAIVSLGDTEQSLNALVNALKDIAFRYRKDEEIKMITNVLKNPAVIVSPRDAYYSSKRVVKLDDAVGEISGESIMAYPPGIPVVAPGERITKEMIEYIKLLKEEETLLQGTEDPYIEYIKVLGLNTNGFGK
- a CDS encoding sensor domain-containing diguanylate cyclase/phosphohydrolase; the protein is MKEKEAHFKHLTEKISEIVAILDFTGNFKWLGKYHEVLGYEVKELMGKNALSLIHPQDLPLIKGEFDRLVSGEIEKTRVVFRYRKGDNSYIWLETIAQIISGDKEKGIFLTSRDITSYYEEGQALKLILKYYNDFIQYNNKEINYKKITDDFASIVNSLAVALNIYGDDGKTFVTKAISVKGEILTKAVKILGFTLEGKEWQHDKIRAEKIKNQVTTIFPKLEDLTGDVIPKGIVTTLQNMFSIGEVAVVKIMEGERMFGDFTIIMPKGTKFRNETVAEIFANQLGLLLERQQKEKEKIAIERALRESESKYRNIFNHSPVGIFYFNSSGVITDCNGAFIEILGSTKEKILGTDIFSLDNVGVVRGTREALEGKNAYYEGLYTSKTSGKTIYVFSKFAPIFTDGGEITGGMGIVEDMTERKKMEDILHFEKEYLRTTLLGIGEGVISTDKWGYINLFNPGAEKITGWKREEALGKKFYEIIKVIAREENAIKIERKDKKIIYIEKNKSPIKDQKGEVIGEITVFRDCTEKIERQKKIEFLSYYDELTELYNRRYIVEQLKRLDNEYSLPLGIIVIDINGLKITNDAFGHDTGDRLIKLVANILTQCCPPQSIIGRMGGDEFVILLPNTNETIVEELIEKIKGKGAQSKLESVVVSFAIGYAIKKEIVESLGEIYKLADHNMYKDKLKRGKSIGGEIVENVLKTINSQYLQEQIHSERVSQYCEAIGKALNLTEKEIVILKGAGALHDIGKITVSPEILNKSSKLTPEEYEEVKRHPEIGYQILRSIDEYRLMAEFVLCHHERWDGKGYPRGLKGEEIPLEGRIISVADAYEAMTAKRSYQKTRTKEEALAELKRCAGTQFDPKIVDVFIKVMG
- a CDS encoding amidohydrolase; this encodes MRVILINGKIYVEKNRFCEGLLIEKGIIKEIGSNDQIGKLKGDKVIDLQGKTVLPGFNDSHLHLSGIGAAMFNCNLMGTNSIEEVIQRGINFLRENPNLQVLYGRGWNQDYFIFGEKRLLIKEDLDRISREIPIIFDRVCGHLSVGNTRALELLGVNSNTIVNGGTIELDEKGKPNGIFTESAVALLYSLIPPKSYKDREMEFLKAQDYLLSLGVTSVQSCDVVVDSTNRESECMFNIIKGLYKEKKLKIRYSHQFNYQRIEDFHRYIDGELKSEGYDDIYLSKGGLKLFCDGSLGARTALMLEDYKDAPGNKGVEVLTERELSNFVKLATENKIRVVIHAIGNGAVQRVINVYKDSIEKWGNKDNYLRHGIIHCQITTREQLKKIAKLKIPVMYQPIFLDYDRKIVKERVGEDLANTSYAFNTLYKLGAPISFGTDGPVENCNPFINLYFAVTRGGFNLGEKMKLEDAIDVYTLGSAFNEHKERVKGRLKPGYVGDLILLDKDIFKIPEEEIKDIKVQMTMVNGEIIYQR
- a CDS encoding ABC transporter permease is translated as MKNTDFQGTKTLVKLALRRDRIILPLWIIGIFFLITLITAVYGEFTPQDMAEMIIMASPSPGMRLLMAPAFPEYVDGLGTFFLVRMSLIITVLIGIMNIQLIIRHTRNNEDTGCTEMLASMEVGRYALLSAALTVAVITNILLSVFITLGFVVNGLPLLGSLAAGTSFGGIGLVFAGIAGITAQLSSRSRDGSSLAFLIKAFLILISSLSNVFGQLNQGGLGFQSASFTWVSPVGWVQQIHPFSKNNFWILPLFIILFLILVKGAFSLIDIRDIGSGIIPAKKGPEKAAQWMLNPLGLGWKLQRKGILGWAIPMIIFGAIMGGSSTEFGDFMENMEGFENMIINSENFLYVFIGLMASILLIYAKTGVMRMYSEEREGYAEGVLATAVSRTTWALSQLILTVLSSIIIMIAFSTSVALAAGVSSQSLSQFIKGGLYQSTGIIVVIGFSTAVYGLFPKVSKALSWIAVFASIFLGPFFGPLLNLPESVQKISPFTHIATFPQDVKLSNLLILIIISGLLALKGLAAFNKRDLKL